A stretch of Aureispira sp. CCB-E DNA encodes these proteins:
- a CDS encoding lipase family protein: MGFSDYQMLCASSIAYEINNGIFIPPTSGAAYEEYRALGVVLDVKAIQFGEAVCLLLETEQGIIIAFRGTISHEKLDCPMLDDWLTNLQFNFTHWEGNVEVHSGFAFELHTIFDEINSTIKNWGTTKKLYITGHSQGGGVAVLAAYKLKEIAYDVEKVVVFAAPSAGGKSFMERYNNDLGLESKTTRYQHAGDIVPMLPPDMGSVPTTQSAIVQNIIEVLIEAITKANYIKDASNVDDSCILFGLRSFEMLLRIFKSIKTGTASTDIKAAISYYSVGRIKFIEFNNKIEPQISYFSQVLNLLAVFLEGKGGSFGDCHSLRIGYAPALKK; the protein is encoded by the coding sequence ATGGGTTTTTCAGACTATCAGATGCTATGTGCCTCTAGCATAGCTTATGAAATTAATAATGGGATATTTATACCTCCTACCAGCGGAGCAGCTTATGAGGAGTATAGAGCATTAGGAGTGGTTCTTGATGTTAAAGCTATTCAATTTGGAGAAGCGGTTTGCCTTTTATTGGAGACAGAACAGGGAATTATCATTGCTTTTAGGGGAACTATTAGTCATGAAAAGTTGGATTGTCCCATGTTGGATGATTGGCTAACGAACCTTCAATTTAATTTTACTCATTGGGAAGGAAATGTTGAAGTACATTCAGGTTTTGCTTTTGAGTTACATACTATTTTCGATGAAATAAATAGTACTATAAAAAATTGGGGGACAACAAAAAAACTATACATAACTGGACACAGTCAAGGAGGAGGAGTAGCTGTATTGGCAGCATATAAGCTAAAGGAAATAGCGTATGACGTGGAAAAAGTAGTTGTTTTTGCTGCTCCAAGTGCAGGAGGGAAATCCTTTATGGAGCGTTATAATAATGACTTGGGATTAGAATCCAAAACTACTCGTTATCAACATGCAGGAGATATTGTACCTATGTTACCTCCAGACATGGGGAGTGTGCCAACGACTCAATCAGCCATTGTTCAGAATATCATTGAAGTGCTTATAGAGGCAATTACAAAAGCCAATTATATCAAGGACGCAAGTAATGTAGATGATAGTTGTATTTTATTTGGTCTTAGATCTTTTGAAATGTTACTTCGAATTTTTAAATCTATAAAGACTGGTACAGCAAGTACCGATATCAAAGCAGCTATATCCTATTATTCTGTTGGAAGAATTAAATTTATTGAATTCAACAACAAAATAGAACCCCAAATCAGTTACTTTAGTCAAGTTCTGAACCTCTTAGCAGTTTTCCTAGAAGGAAAAGGTGGCAGTTTTGGCGATTGCCACTCTTTGAGAATAGGATATGCACCCGCTTTGAAAAAATAA
- a CDS encoding response regulator: MSKILVVDDDVNNRSLVINTLRGKENPYSVLVASNGKMAVEVANHALPDLILMDWEMPIMNGIEALKILKAIPLTASIPVIMYTGIMTNSQALEKALAAGAIDFLRKPVEQIELLARVKAILTLQSSIQAQVQAEKDKASLLEELKLQELSQKTKELAGLALQIDQSHSFLNTILKKLELIQKSGSVPETKMELRKLVRLIENNINSEDHWNSLKDRIDSIYGGFLGRLAEKHPHLSNGDLKLCSFIKLNLTRKEIAEILGVTTEAIKKGRSRLRKKLELSPDLRLDIYLKQI; this comes from the coding sequence ATGAGTAAGATACTGGTTGTTGATGATGATGTTAACAATAGAAGTTTGGTTATTAATACGTTGAGGGGAAAAGAAAATCCTTATTCTGTATTAGTTGCTTCTAATGGTAAGATGGCAGTAGAGGTGGCTAATCATGCTTTGCCCGATTTGATTTTGATGGATTGGGAAATGCCGATTATGAATGGAATTGAAGCGTTAAAGATATTAAAAGCAATTCCTCTTACGGCTTCTATTCCTGTAATTATGTATACTGGAATTATGACGAACTCACAAGCTTTGGAGAAGGCGTTAGCGGCAGGAGCTATTGATTTTTTGAGAAAACCAGTAGAGCAAATTGAATTACTGGCGCGAGTCAAAGCCATTCTGACTTTGCAAAGTTCTATTCAAGCCCAAGTACAAGCAGAAAAAGATAAAGCCAGTTTGTTAGAAGAGCTAAAGTTGCAAGAACTCTCCCAAAAGACGAAAGAATTGGCAGGATTAGCACTACAAATTGATCAAAGCCACTCTTTCTTAAATACAATCTTGAAAAAGTTAGAGCTGATCCAGAAATCAGGGAGCGTTCCAGAAACTAAAATGGAACTTCGAAAACTAGTTCGGTTGATTGAGAATAATATAAACTCAGAGGATCACTGGAATAGTTTGAAAGATCGAATTGACAGTATTTACGGTGGTTTTCTGGGGCGCTTAGCTGAGAAGCACCCCCATCTTAGTAATGGTGATTTGAAACTTTGTTCTTTTATCAAGCTGAATTTGACTCGAAAGGAAATTGCAGAAATTTTGGGTGTCACAACAGAGGCAATTAAAAAAGGGAGAAGCCGTCTTCGTAAAAAACTTGAATTATCGCCAGACTTACGCTTAGATATTTACCTGAAGCAAATTTAA
- a CDS encoding HAMP domain-containing sensor histidine kinase → MGKWQFFFIAILLLFEGSSSIHAQTKASVFDAPSDSLFSNVFWYHCQILESTDLGMLEEACEQEASKRCELNLAIARELKAIFDSQPYVNGLDPTMYAPHIEQLLILGKEAHEEGLYSIQMSVFQCIQFVYQYGLGEDGEKVIEIGDAGIEYYNNLTSKQQETIKTAIWMLSEFYYNNLLVRSYQEKYDLAKTYYEGALYWGEQAYRKSRNPKLNVIRYARPLLEIGENYAQLGKLDSAILYINKGIVEAKKQQHTQMLLALYSGKATTYLYKENYQKGLEAYLEMKDIAKEMDWHQGMLGALCGIVNVTEILRQYEKARAYKTEILELYRENSEIPLESRMDVLRKIRELLEYQEQWDSVIFYTKEHLEIAKSYEIPSEIFDAHIALHQSYVQTGDSINADLHYVESSKWINLINSNIIVGTGAFLDMADYALSRADYPTAIKYMKKALPLAQKVNNAVGVHNIFVGLCESYIKLNEMDSVAKYFDFAETTKSAFIAMHQDSLVFSLQEEYETKEKEQEIVRLNEKNKFTEQLNQLYIGSTLLVLIILLLVVYLYRKQKQTSKELQELQYTKDQLFSIIAHDLRTPFSVLIGVSENLSKHLEEQNLQELESSLLSIRDSSSNAYFLFEDLLGWTKTQTGQLLFAPKTISLQSSIKESLGLLRSMIEFKNIRIETKLAYNWVQADAYMLNTIFRNLITNAIKFLKINGTLEISSKQQGGFILIEIRDNGVGMDKKTLQNLLEKKGEKQGLGMLLCKEFVLKNGGEIGIESTLGQGTVAWFTLPIAYPKQENEPSSAIKNNVGIINIQHELPSFSLEEKQILQAALLELENLKIFYASEIYQVLETIEVKNNSNIKDWMIMIDKSVKTIDENLYLELLEQAKIK, encoded by the coding sequence ATGGGGAAGTGGCAATTTTTTTTTATCGCAATTTTATTACTTTTTGAGGGAAGTTCCTCAATTCATGCACAGACAAAGGCTTCTGTCTTTGATGCACCATCAGATTCTTTGTTTAGTAATGTTTTTTGGTACCATTGCCAAATACTGGAGTCTACAGATTTAGGAATGTTGGAGGAAGCTTGCGAGCAGGAAGCGTCCAAACGATGTGAACTTAATTTAGCAATTGCAAGAGAACTAAAAGCTATTTTTGATAGCCAACCCTATGTTAATGGCTTAGATCCAACGATGTATGCCCCGCATATTGAACAGCTTTTAATCTTAGGAAAGGAGGCACATGAAGAAGGTCTGTATAGCATCCAAATGTCGGTTTTCCAATGTATTCAATTTGTTTATCAATATGGTTTAGGAGAGGATGGAGAAAAGGTTATTGAGATTGGTGACGCTGGCATTGAGTATTATAATAATTTGACCTCGAAACAGCAAGAAACGATAAAAACAGCGATTTGGATGTTGTCAGAGTTTTATTACAATAACCTATTGGTAAGAAGTTATCAAGAGAAATATGACTTGGCTAAGACCTATTATGAAGGGGCTTTATATTGGGGAGAGCAAGCTTATCGCAAGTCTCGAAATCCCAAACTTAATGTAATTCGATATGCAAGACCATTATTAGAAATTGGAGAAAACTATGCTCAACTTGGTAAACTAGATTCTGCCATTCTTTATATTAACAAAGGCATTGTCGAAGCAAAAAAACAGCAACATACTCAAATGTTGTTGGCTTTATATTCAGGAAAAGCCACCACCTATTTGTATAAAGAAAATTATCAGAAGGGATTAGAAGCATATCTTGAAATGAAAGATATAGCAAAGGAAATGGATTGGCATCAGGGAATGTTGGGGGCTTTATGTGGTATTGTGAATGTTACCGAAATACTTCGACAATACGAAAAAGCTAGAGCTTATAAAACTGAAATTTTGGAGTTGTATCGTGAAAATTCAGAAATTCCACTAGAAAGCCGAATGGATGTTTTGAGAAAAATAAGAGAACTTTTAGAGTATCAAGAACAGTGGGATAGTGTTATTTTTTATACAAAAGAGCACCTAGAAATTGCCAAAAGTTATGAAATACCTTCTGAAATATTTGATGCACACATTGCTTTACATCAATCTTATGTCCAAACTGGAGATTCAATAAATGCAGATTTGCATTATGTGGAATCCTCTAAATGGATAAATCTTATCAACTCCAATATTATTGTAGGAACAGGCGCTTTTTTGGACATGGCAGATTATGCCTTGAGCAGGGCAGATTATCCAACAGCTATTAAGTATATGAAAAAGGCATTGCCCCTTGCTCAAAAAGTGAATAATGCGGTAGGAGTACATAATATCTTTGTGGGTTTATGTGAAAGTTATATTAAATTAAATGAGATGGATAGTGTGGCAAAGTATTTTGACTTTGCAGAAACCACAAAAAGTGCTTTTATTGCTATGCATCAAGATTCTCTTGTCTTTTCTTTGCAAGAAGAATATGAAACGAAAGAGAAAGAACAGGAAATTGTACGATTGAATGAAAAAAATAAATTTACAGAACAACTAAATCAACTTTATATTGGTTCTACATTATTGGTTCTAATTATCTTATTATTAGTTGTTTACTTGTATCGAAAACAGAAGCAAACTTCCAAAGAATTACAAGAACTACAGTATACCAAAGATCAGTTATTCTCTATTATAGCACACGATTTAAGAACTCCATTTAGTGTTTTGATTGGTGTTTCAGAAAATTTAAGCAAGCACTTGGAAGAACAAAATTTGCAGGAATTGGAAAGTTCTTTATTAAGCATAAGAGACTCTTCTAGTAATGCTTATTTTCTATTTGAAGATTTATTGGGATGGACAAAAACTCAAACAGGACAACTTTTATTTGCTCCTAAAACTATTAGTTTGCAATCGAGTATAAAAGAGAGTCTCGGTTTACTTCGAAGCATGATTGAGTTTAAAAATATTAGGATTGAAACTAAATTAGCATATAACTGGGTGCAAGCAGATGCTTATATGTTGAATACAATCTTTAGAAATCTAATTACCAATGCAATTAAATTTTTAAAGATAAATGGAACCTTAGAAATTTCAAGTAAACAACAGGGTGGCTTTATTTTGATAGAGATTAGAGACAATGGTGTTGGAATGGACAAGAAAACTTTGCAAAACTTACTTGAAAAAAAGGGAGAGAAGCAAGGTTTGGGAATGTTATTATGCAAGGAATTTGTTCTTAAAAATGGTGGAGAAATAGGAATAGAAAGTACCTTAGGGCAAGGGACAGTAGCTTGGTTTACCTTACCAATAGCTTATCCTAAACAAGAAAATGAACCATCATCAGCAATCAAGAATAATGTAGGGATAATTAATATTCAACATGAATTACCATCCTTTTCTTTGGAAGAGAAGCAGATCTTGCAGGCGGCTTTGTTGGAGTTGGAGAATTTAAAAATATTTTATGCTTCTGAAATTTATCAAGTTCTTGAAACAATTGAGGTTAAGAATAATAGCAACATCAAAGATTGGATGATTATGATTGATAAAAGTGTCAAGACAATTGATGAAAACCTTTATTTGGAATTATTAGAGCAAGCAAAAATAAAATAG
- a CDS encoding transposase, protein MYDKLVEIVSKEFHQVPDDRKGHTEYLLHDCLMGAFAMFGLKDPSLLSFIDNAIHRKDNLEQVFKISKLPTDNGMRKILDAVQPSVFQPTFKTIFEHLERLKILESRRYLDQHLLVSVDATGTFSSNKIGCSQCLTKKRKNGTIEHHHQLLAASVVHPNFKTVFPVFGEAITRQDGSKKNDCERKACKRLFPHLRSILPKEKILILLDALYADGPTIKALQAQDIQMDYIIVIKEGYVLEQVKQLRKKDSLHQCQYQKNEKTLCRYRWASNLILNGANQDIIVNYLEYEEYDLEKDKVVYSNKWITNLTLTKSNVSSIATAGRARWKIENETFNTLKNQDYNLEHNYGHGKFYLSTVFALIMLLAFFVDQITRAVDESFEQALKEAKTLRDLRQKVRVLFDFIPTISMNLIYQIIARKVNIRPQLE, encoded by the coding sequence ATGTACGACAAATTAGTAGAAATAGTATCCAAAGAGTTTCACCAAGTTCCAGACGATCGAAAAGGGCATACAGAATATTTGCTACATGATTGTTTAATGGGAGCATTTGCTATGTTTGGTCTAAAAGATCCATCATTATTGAGTTTTATAGATAATGCCATTCATCGTAAGGACAATTTAGAACAAGTCTTTAAAATTAGTAAGCTTCCAACAGATAATGGGATGCGAAAAATTTTAGATGCTGTCCAACCATCTGTTTTTCAACCTACTTTTAAAACAATCTTTGAACATTTGGAAAGGCTCAAAATACTCGAAAGTAGAAGATACTTAGACCAACATTTGCTAGTAAGTGTTGATGCCACAGGTACATTTTCTTCCAATAAGATTGGTTGTTCTCAATGTTTAACAAAGAAAAGAAAAAATGGTACAATAGAACATCATCACCAATTGTTAGCAGCGAGTGTAGTTCATCCTAATTTCAAGACCGTTTTTCCTGTTTTTGGAGAAGCAATAACGCGGCAGGATGGTTCAAAAAAGAATGATTGTGAACGAAAGGCATGTAAACGATTATTTCCACATTTACGCAGCATACTGCCAAAAGAAAAGATCTTAATTCTTTTAGATGCTTTATATGCTGATGGTCCAACTATTAAAGCACTTCAAGCACAAGATATCCAAATGGATTACATCATAGTAATCAAGGAAGGATATGTTTTGGAACAAGTTAAGCAACTTAGAAAAAAGGATAGTTTGCATCAGTGTCAATACCAGAAAAATGAAAAGACTCTGTGTCGATACAGGTGGGCATCTAACCTCATTCTAAATGGCGCAAACCAAGATATTATCGTAAACTATTTAGAATACGAAGAATATGATTTAGAAAAAGATAAAGTGGTTTATTCCAATAAGTGGATTACCAACCTAACTTTGACTAAATCAAATGTTTCATCTATTGCCACAGCTGGAAGAGCACGTTGGAAAATTGAAAATGAGACATTTAACACCTTGAAGAATCAAGACTACAATTTGGAACATAATTATGGTCATGGAAAATTCTACTTGTCAACAGTATTTGCTTTGATTATGCTATTAGCATTTTTTGTTGACCAGATTACAAGGGCTGTTGATGAAAGTTTTGAACAAGCCTTAAAAGAAGCAAAAACATTGCGTGATTTAAGGCAGAAAGTTCGAGTACTCTTTGATTTTATTCCTACTATTTCAATGAACTTAATCTATCAAATAATCGCTAGAAAGGTCAATATTCGACCTCAATTAGAATAG
- a CDS encoding CDC27 family protein, whose protein sequence is MNEAEYWLYKQEYKKAEKLYKRAFRLEKAFSKDSYLLAKCYALQGKKKACHNWLKKSSATPISFTPYLIHNPNEIQNFKRIFSKKGEFDKLSLELKSIKKEVDKQFKNDTYKMLQDTIAALCLQDQLYRKNATQEELNNDLYLKLLHQNDLDIQQKLLDIIKKYSYPGYPKIGTDNGNLILVHILNDDKTHRIYKELLYEELKKGNILPFGYAYMMDRWHLVNKNICYLSMRIYTQKLCTEDDYEGIVERRLNIGLSIYFTGQRRKFSTYNLHPWVNDEFVKKHSFLNKKCN, encoded by the coding sequence GTGAATGAGGCAGAATATTGGCTTTATAAACAAGAGTATAAAAAAGCAGAAAAGCTTTATAAAAGAGCCTTTCGTCTAGAGAAGGCTTTTTCTAAAGACAGCTATTTATTGGCAAAATGCTATGCACTCCAAGGCAAAAAAAAAGCTTGCCATAATTGGCTAAAAAAAAGCTCTGCTACACCTATTTCCTTCACTCCTTACCTTATACATAACCCTAATGAAATTCAGAATTTTAAAAGAATTTTTTCAAAAAAAGGTGAATTTGATAAACTGTCGCTTGAGTTAAAATCTATCAAAAAAGAAGTAGACAAACAATTTAAAAATGATACTTACAAAATGTTACAAGACACTATAGCTGCATTGTGTTTACAGGATCAATTGTATAGAAAAAACGCCACACAAGAAGAATTGAACAATGATTTGTACCTAAAATTACTTCACCAAAATGATTTAGACATACAACAAAAGTTATTAGATATAATAAAAAAATATAGCTATCCTGGATACCCTAAGATTGGGACAGATAATGGTAATTTGATTTTAGTTCATATACTGAATGATGATAAAACACACAGAATCTATAAGGAATTGCTGTACGAAGAATTGAAAAAAGGTAATATTTTGCCTTTTGGTTATGCTTACATGATGGATAGGTGGCATCTTGTTAATAAAAATATTTGTTATTTATCAATGCGCATTTATACCCAGAAACTATGTACAGAAGATGATTATGAAGGAATTGTAGAAAGAAGATTGAACATAGGACTTAGTATCTACTTTACAGGTCAAAGAAGAAAGTTTTCTACATACAATCTACATCCATGGGTAAATGATGAATTTGTAAAAAAACACTCCTTCCTAAACAAAAAATGCAACTAA
- the gwsG gene encoding grasp-with-spasm system ATP-grasp peptide maturase produces the protein MILVLTHQHDGSTRQILRWLDYFGKDFLVLHKHKDWLNIKSIDLQKESIIFETRSTIFSLDEVESVFCRGGVIRISSFVKHPGTFKDFHTSLQYFMAAHSVAHIDTIIDTLFRKKAIGKNAGGRFNKILALESAKKVGLTIPKTIFTTRKREALAFYDKEQQVITKSLDINFEYNNYEKREGFFQYTAKVSREQLELLPETFGLTIFQAMIPKKYEIRTFFLNDTCYSFAIFSQQNKKTTVDYRCYDTEWMNRTVPFQLPKTIENKLILFMADSNLKTGSIDLIYGLDNRFHFLEVNPIGQFGYNSAINNYQLEKKIALELV, from the coding sequence ATGATTTTAGTACTCACACATCAACACGATGGTTCTACAAGGCAGATTTTGCGATGGTTAGATTATTTTGGAAAAGATTTTTTAGTCTTACATAAACACAAAGATTGGCTCAATATTAAATCTATTGATCTTCAAAAAGAATCTATTATTTTCGAAACAAGAAGCACTATTTTTTCTCTTGATGAGGTGGAATCTGTTTTTTGTAGAGGTGGTGTTATTCGCATATCTTCCTTTGTAAAACATCCTGGTACATTTAAAGATTTTCATACAAGTCTTCAATATTTTATGGCAGCACATTCTGTTGCTCATATAGATACTATTATTGATACCTTGTTTAGAAAAAAAGCTATTGGAAAAAACGCAGGTGGACGATTTAATAAAATTCTTGCTCTCGAATCTGCAAAAAAAGTAGGGCTAACAATTCCGAAAACAATATTTACCACAAGAAAAAGGGAAGCCTTGGCTTTTTACGATAAAGAACAACAAGTCATTACCAAAAGTTTGGATATTAATTTTGAGTACAATAATTATGAAAAAAGAGAAGGTTTTTTTCAATATACAGCCAAGGTTAGTCGAGAACAATTGGAGCTTCTCCCTGAAACATTTGGGTTAACTATTTTTCAAGCAATGATTCCAAAGAAGTATGAAATACGAACCTTCTTTTTGAATGATACCTGCTACAGCTTTGCCATATTTTCACAGCAAAACAAAAAAACTACCGTTGATTACCGATGCTATGATACAGAGTGGATGAATCGAACTGTCCCCTTCCAGTTACCAAAAACGATAGAAAATAAGCTCATCCTTTTTATGGCTGATTCCAATTTAAAAACTGGTTCTATAGATTTGATTTATGGACTTGATAATCGCTTCCATTTTCTAGAAGTAAATCCAATTGGTCAATTCGGCTATAATTCTGCTATCAATAATTATCAACTCGAAAAGAAAATTGCCTTAGAACTCGTATAA
- the gwsS gene encoding grasp-with-spasm system SPASM domain peptide maturase, which translates to MKLFAANCKVVRGQQRACLIDLQHQELRLIPLILADFLEEKCTYETLDNLSKKMLLELKSLEMVLDIENNERDFFPDIPLEFDTPYAISNAILDYNSSSHYNLIDALKALESVRCPHIEIRFYDIFNIDLLHEIGAALFDSIIDSIDLYIPYSAELSYDELEQLKINNIRFRWMFIHSVPDNYSYHKTYPFLKHTTEKIADQSHCGVVHYFYFELHISVFTESQHHNTCLNRKISIDTQGRIKNCPSMQQFFGHIYDTSLEDVISNPAFTKVWNIKKDEIEKCKGCEFRHICTDCRAYLEHPEDLYSAPLKCGYNPKTCEWEDWSTNPLKEKSIQYYNLQPTS; encoded by the coding sequence ATGAAATTGTTCGCTGCAAACTGTAAAGTAGTACGAGGACAACAAAGAGCTTGCCTAATAGATTTACAACATCAAGAACTTCGTCTAATTCCGTTAATTCTGGCAGATTTTTTAGAAGAAAAGTGCACGTATGAAACCTTAGACAACTTGAGTAAAAAGATGCTTTTAGAGCTTAAAAGTTTAGAGATGGTCTTAGATATAGAAAACAATGAACGTGATTTCTTTCCTGATATTCCTTTAGAATTTGATACACCTTATGCCATAAGTAACGCAATATTGGATTATAATTCATCGTCTCATTACAATCTCATAGATGCTCTAAAAGCCTTAGAAAGTGTGCGATGTCCACATATAGAAATACGGTTCTATGATATTTTCAATATTGACTTACTCCATGAAATTGGAGCAGCTCTATTTGACAGTATAATTGATTCTATCGACCTCTATATTCCTTATAGTGCAGAACTATCGTATGATGAATTAGAGCAACTAAAAATCAACAACATCCGTTTTAGATGGATGTTTATTCACTCTGTTCCAGATAATTACTCATACCACAAAACATATCCATTCTTAAAGCATACGACAGAAAAGATAGCCGATCAAAGCCATTGTGGAGTGGTACACTACTTTTATTTTGAGTTACATATTTCTGTTTTCACAGAATCCCAACACCATAATACCTGTCTTAATCGAAAAATATCTATCGACACGCAAGGACGTATCAAGAACTGTCCCTCGATGCAACAATTCTTTGGGCACATTTATGATACTTCATTAGAAGATGTAATTTCGAATCCAGCCTTCACAAAAGTATGGAACATCAAAAAAGATGAAATTGAAAAATGTAAGGGCTGCGAGTTTCGGCATATATGCACCGATTGCCGTGCGTACTTAGAGCATCCTGAGGATTTATATTCTGCGCCATTAAAATGTGGGTATAATCCCAAAACGTGCGAATGGGAAGACTGGAGTACCAATCCATTAAAAGAAAAATCCATCCAATACTATAACCTTCAACCTACTTCTTAA
- a CDS encoding peptidase domain-containing ABC transporter, protein MPIKFPFYKQLDAMDCGPTCLKMIAQWHSKSIPLQYLREQSYITREGVSMLGITEAAENIGFRTIAVQLNYAKEGDVPGLMQFPLPCIAYWQQKHFVVVYKISKKYVWVSDPAEGRLKLKRSFFEKGWCNRGKKGIVLGLETTPAFYEENVVEQDSSKWRYLIGYIKPYKRLILQFILGMMAGLVFQLIFPFLTQSLIDVGVNNQNISFVWLVLIAQLVLSISQVFVRFIQSWIVLNIGRRVNVNLIADFLAKMMRLPLGFFDAKNVGDLYQRISDNHRVESFLTGSILNMLFSIVTVVVFSAILLMYNTLIFAVFFFFSILYLLWVWGFLKWRKELDYMTFQQASENQQALYEIINGVQEIKLQGSERKRRWKWVEIQAKLFSVQTKSLALRQYQEFGVLLFSRLKDILISFIAATAVINGEMTLGMMVAVQYIVGQLSAPFQQFIGFVYAAQDAKISLERMSEITSEKDENTQDVIQTQQLPNSIELELQDVSFSYNPISSAVLQHVNLRIPPGKTTAIVGASGSEKTTLLKLLLGFYEPQKGKILVGKTPLSSVDKRYWRSLCGTVMQDGYIFSDTIAHNIAESDTLIDYQKLDHAIEVANISDLIDDLPLGYNTMIGSKGSGISQGQKQRILIARAVYKNPDVLFLDEATNSLDATNERKIVENLDRFLESKTVIVVAHRLSTVMNADQIVVLDNGQIVEQGTHKSLLQEQGKYYRLVQNQLDVEQVGTNKE, encoded by the coding sequence ATGCCCATAAAATTCCCATTCTATAAACAGCTAGACGCAATGGATTGTGGTCCAACCTGCCTTAAAATGATTGCACAATGGCATAGCAAATCTATTCCATTGCAGTATCTACGAGAGCAAAGTTATATTACACGAGAAGGGGTTTCTATGTTGGGTATTACAGAAGCAGCAGAGAATATAGGTTTCAGAACTATTGCCGTTCAGCTCAACTATGCAAAAGAGGGTGATGTACCTGGACTGATGCAATTTCCTCTCCCTTGCATTGCCTACTGGCAACAAAAACACTTTGTTGTTGTCTACAAAATTTCCAAAAAATACGTATGGGTTTCTGATCCCGCAGAAGGGAGACTCAAATTAAAACGATCTTTTTTTGAAAAAGGATGGTGTAATAGAGGAAAAAAAGGCATTGTACTAGGACTCGAAACAACTCCTGCTTTCTATGAAGAAAATGTGGTAGAGCAAGACAGCTCCAAATGGAGGTATCTAATAGGATATATAAAGCCCTATAAGCGACTCATTTTGCAATTTATATTGGGTATGATGGCAGGATTAGTCTTTCAACTCATTTTTCCTTTTCTCACCCAATCTTTGATAGATGTTGGTGTCAACAATCAAAATATAAGCTTTGTCTGGTTGGTACTCATTGCGCAATTGGTTCTGTCAATCAGTCAAGTATTTGTTCGTTTTATTCAGTCTTGGATTGTGCTTAACATTGGTCGTAGAGTAAACGTCAATTTGATTGCTGATTTTTTGGCCAAAATGATGCGGCTGCCATTAGGCTTTTTTGATGCAAAAAATGTCGGGGATTTGTACCAAAGAATCAGCGATAACCATCGAGTAGAATCTTTCTTAACAGGCTCTATTCTCAATATGTTATTTTCTATTGTTACCGTTGTCGTTTTTTCGGCTATCTTATTGATGTACAACACGCTTATTTTTGCCGTTTTTTTCTTCTTCTCTATCCTCTATTTATTATGGGTGTGGGGATTTTTGAAATGGCGAAAAGAGTTGGATTATATGACCTTTCAGCAAGCATCCGAAAACCAACAGGCTTTGTATGAAATCATCAACGGGGTTCAAGAAATAAAGCTGCAAGGAAGTGAACGCAAACGACGTTGGAAATGGGTCGAAATTCAAGCCAAGCTCTTTAGTGTCCAAACTAAATCCTTAGCATTACGCCAGTACCAAGAATTTGGAGTTTTACTTTTTTCAAGACTCAAAGATATTCTCATATCCTTTATAGCAGCTACAGCGGTTATTAATGGGGAAATGACCTTGGGAATGATGGTTGCGGTACAGTATATTGTGGGGCAACTAAGTGCCCCCTTTCAGCAATTCATAGGCTTTGTCTACGCTGCACAAGATGCCAAAATCAGCTTGGAGCGAATGAGCGAAATTACGTCTGAGAAAGACGAGAATACGCAAGACGTCATTCAAACACAACAACTCCCCAATAGCATTGAGTTGGAACTTCAAGATGTATCTTTTTCCTACAATCCCATTTCATCCGCTGTCTTACAGCATGTTAATTTAAGAATTCCCCCAGGAAAAACAACCGCCATTGTTGGCGCAAGTGGAAGTGAAAAAACAACCTTATTAAAATTACTCCTTGGATTTTACGAGCCACAAAAAGGAAAAATACTGGTTGGAAAAACACCGTTATCATCCGTTGATAAACGCTACTGGAGAAGCTTGTGTGGAACCGTTATGCAAGATGGGTATATTTTTTCTGATACGATTGCTCATAATATTGCAGAGAGCGACACTTTGATTGATTATCAAAAGCTCGATCACGCTATAGAAGTAGCGAACATTAGTGATCTGATAGACGATCTTCCTTTAGGATATAATACCATGATTGGCTCAAAAGGGAGTGGTATATCGCAGGGACAAAAGCAGCGTATTTTGATTGCAAGAGCAGTTTACAAAAATCCTGACGTACTCTTTCTAGATGAAGCAACCAATTCGCTCGATGCTACCAATGAACGCAAAATTGTAGAGAATCTTGATAGGTTTCTTGAATCAAAAACGGTTATTGTAGTCGCACATCGGCTGAGTACGGTTATGAATGCGGACCAAATTGTGGTTTTAGATAACGGACAGATCGTAGAACAAGGTACTCATAAATCATTGCTCCAAGAACAAGGGAAATATTATAGGTTAGTTCAAAATCAACTCGATGTAGAACAAGTTGGAACAAACAAAGAATAA